In one Umezawaea sp. Da 62-37 genomic region, the following are encoded:
- a CDS encoding deoxyribonuclease IV: MRIGAHVRDDDPLGAAADRGAEVVQFFLADPQGWKAPKPHPHAAELLASDITVFVHSPYVLNVASLNNRIRIPSRKTVTQHAEAAKAVGAEGLVVHGGHVTKGEDPADGFANWRKLFERQEEAGGFAVPILIENTAGGDYAMARRFDSLKRLWDEVGDFGAGFCLDTCHAFAAGEDLVDIVDRVKAITGRIDLVHLNSSRDEFASARDRHANIASGTIPADQLVAVVAAAGAPVVVETPDEGQAADIAFLREHVGP; the protein is encoded by the coding sequence ATGCGCATCGGGGCTCATGTCCGCGACGACGACCCGCTCGGCGCCGCGGCGGACCGCGGCGCGGAAGTCGTCCAGTTCTTCCTGGCCGACCCGCAGGGCTGGAAAGCCCCCAAACCGCACCCGCACGCCGCCGAGCTGCTCGCGTCGGACATCACCGTGTTCGTCCACTCGCCGTACGTCCTCAACGTCGCCTCCCTCAACAACCGCATCCGCATCCCGTCCCGCAAGACCGTCACCCAGCACGCCGAGGCCGCCAAGGCCGTCGGCGCCGAGGGCCTGGTCGTGCACGGTGGCCACGTCACCAAGGGCGAGGACCCGGCGGACGGCTTCGCGAACTGGCGGAAGCTGTTCGAGCGGCAGGAGGAGGCGGGCGGTTTCGCCGTGCCGATCCTGATCGAGAACACCGCGGGCGGCGACTACGCCATGGCCCGCCGCTTCGACTCGCTCAAGCGGCTGTGGGACGAGGTCGGCGACTTCGGCGCCGGGTTCTGCCTGGACACCTGCCACGCGTTCGCGGCGGGCGAGGACCTGGTGGACATCGTCGACCGGGTCAAGGCGATCACCGGCCGCATCGACCTGGTGCACCTCAACAGCTCGCGCGACGAGTTCGCCTCGGCCCGCGACCGGCACGCGAACATCGCGTCCGGCACCATCCCCGCCGACCAGCTGGTCGCCGTCGTGGCGGCCGCGGGCGCCCCCGTCGTGGTGGAGACACCGGACGAAGGTCAAGCCGCCGACATCGCGTTCCTGCGCGAGCACGTCGGCCCGTGA
- a CDS encoding DUF5318 domain-containing protein, which translates to MVTQRQVVDYALQRRALLADVHSGRVGTMEVCDASPYLLRAAKFHGQPSDVTCPVCRKEPLTLVSWVYGEELKHAAGSARTADELARMSNLYEEFTVYVVEVCRTCSWNHLVQSYVLGTRGLKTQKPRRRTAAE; encoded by the coding sequence GTGGTGACCCAACGACAGGTCGTGGACTACGCGTTGCAGCGCCGTGCGCTGCTTGCTGACGTGCACTCGGGTCGTGTGGGTACCATGGAGGTCTGCGATGCGAGTCCATACCTCCTCCGAGCTGCGAAGTTCCACGGCCAGCCGAGCGACGTCACGTGCCCGGTGTGCCGCAAGGAGCCGTTGACCCTGGTGTCCTGGGTGTACGGCGAAGAGCTCAAGCACGCGGCCGGTTCTGCTCGGACCGCCGACGAACTCGCACGGATGTCGAACCTCTACGAGGAATTCACCGTGTACGTCGTGGAAGTCTGCCGCACATGTAGTTGGAACCACCTGGTGCAGTCGTACGTCCTGGGAACGCGTGGCCTGAAAACTCAGAAGCCACGCCGGAGGACCGCGGCGGAGTGA
- a CDS encoding glycosyltransferase 87 family protein gives MSSPPDVQHANPEDTDSLGPDERVLPTWTESLARRASRPFGGPVGRHASIGRHWFWTPLRVVLLLAVVVLSLAWLQKSPCVQQYVDEKGQVQLDWRGSRQFVALCYSDIVPLYTAERMDQPGTFPYRTSWVDDEGKPTAHIRYMEYPVLTGVFQWVNARMAQGWITLAQSGWLPAPMTVIVYFDMTAFWLALAWLATAWAVARLARRRVWDAAIVALSPLVIVHAFTNFDTIATAFATTGMLAWARKKPVLAGVLLGLGGAAKLYPLFLLGPLLLLCWRSDRVRDGLTTVASALATWMVVNLPIALLYRPGWQEFFRLNTERGADPDSLYNVVAQWTGWQGFDPGLVQGQVPEGLNTVSAVLFVLCCAGVGYVALSAPTRPRLAQLAFLVVAAFLLTNKVWSPQYSLWLVPLAVLAIPRWKLLMAWMALDALVWVPRMFFYLGTDHKGLPIDWFLGTVLLRDAAVVLLCVMVVREIYRPSLDLVRRSGEDDPCGGVLEGAPDRRVLRLPWQRPAHEPAHQLQS, from the coding sequence GTGTCCAGCCCACCGGATGTACAGCACGCGAACCCCGAAGACACGGACTCGCTCGGCCCGGACGAGCGGGTTCTCCCGACGTGGACGGAGTCGTTGGCGAGACGGGCCAGCCGACCGTTCGGCGGGCCGGTCGGCAGGCACGCGTCGATCGGGCGGCACTGGTTCTGGACGCCGCTGCGGGTGGTGCTGCTGCTGGCGGTCGTGGTGCTGTCGCTGGCGTGGCTGCAGAAGTCGCCGTGCGTGCAGCAGTACGTGGACGAGAAGGGGCAGGTGCAGCTGGACTGGCGGGGTTCCCGGCAGTTCGTGGCGCTCTGCTACTCCGACATCGTGCCGCTCTACACGGCCGAGCGGATGGACCAGCCGGGGACGTTCCCGTACCGGACGTCGTGGGTCGACGACGAGGGCAAGCCCACCGCGCACATCCGGTACATGGAGTACCCGGTGCTGACCGGCGTGTTCCAGTGGGTCAACGCGCGGATGGCGCAGGGGTGGATCACGCTGGCCCAGTCGGGGTGGCTGCCCGCGCCGATGACGGTGATCGTCTACTTCGACATGACCGCCTTCTGGCTCGCGCTGGCGTGGCTCGCGACGGCCTGGGCGGTGGCGCGGCTGGCCAGGCGAAGGGTCTGGGACGCGGCCATCGTGGCGCTGTCGCCACTGGTGATCGTGCACGCGTTCACGAACTTCGACACGATCGCGACGGCGTTCGCCACGACCGGGATGTTGGCGTGGGCGCGCAAGAAGCCCGTGCTGGCGGGTGTGCTGCTCGGGCTCGGCGGTGCGGCGAAGCTGTACCCGCTGTTCCTGCTGGGGCCGTTGCTGCTGCTGTGCTGGCGGTCCGACCGGGTGCGCGACGGCCTGACGACGGTCGCGTCGGCGCTCGCCACGTGGATGGTGGTGAACCTGCCGATCGCGCTGCTGTACCGGCCGGGGTGGCAGGAGTTCTTCCGGCTCAACACCGAGCGCGGGGCGGACCCGGACTCGCTGTACAACGTGGTCGCGCAGTGGACCGGCTGGCAGGGCTTCGACCCCGGTCTGGTGCAGGGACAGGTGCCGGAGGGGCTGAACACCGTGAGCGCGGTGCTGTTCGTGCTGTGCTGCGCCGGTGTCGGGTACGTGGCGCTGTCCGCGCCGACGAGACCGCGGCTGGCGCAGCTGGCGTTCCTGGTGGTGGCCGCGTTCCTGCTGACGAACAAGGTGTGGAGCCCGCAGTACTCGCTGTGGCTGGTCCCGCTGGCGGTGCTGGCGATCCCGCGCTGGAAGCTGCTGATGGCGTGGATGGCGCTGGACGCGCTGGTGTGGGTGCCGCGGATGTTCTTCTACCTCGGCACCGACCACAAGGGCCTGCCGATCGACTGGTTCCTCGGCACCGTGCTGCTGCGCGACGCCGCGGTCGTCCTGCTCTGCGTCATGGTGGTCCGCGAGATCTACCGGCCGTCGCTCGACCTGGTCCGCAGGTCCGGCGAGGACGACCCGTGCGGCGGCGTGCTGGAGGGCGCGCCGGACCGCCGGGTGCTGCGGCTCCCGTGGCAGCGACCGGCCCACGAGCCCGCGCACCAGCTCCAGTCCTGA
- a CDS encoding helix-turn-helix transcriptional regulator, translated as MTAPRGSTLRRRRLGHELRRLRETAKRTHVDVATLLDCSQAKVSKIESGLVGMRAVELRAVLEYLGVPAEEWEPLLVLAKESNQRGLWRKNDDVLTTKFATYVALEAEAVNLRIYQAEVVPGLLQTENYARTVNQATRWRDGIDLDRDTEVRMARQGRVLTGELKLWVILNEAAIRRVVGGEQAMREQLQHLLELGHQQHITLQVLPFSSGAHPAMTGPFEIAQFAERRLDPDVVYLENQTGGLFMEEAADSTRYNLAFDSLIGHAYDSGRSAKLIGRVIDELPGEPVPY; from the coding sequence ATGACCGCGCCACGGGGTAGCACTTTGCGTCGCAGGCGACTGGGGCACGAGCTGCGCAGACTGCGGGAGACCGCCAAGCGCACCCACGTCGACGTGGCCACGCTGCTCGACTGCTCGCAGGCCAAGGTGTCCAAGATCGAGTCCGGGTTGGTCGGCATGCGGGCCGTCGAGCTGCGGGCGGTGCTGGAGTACCTGGGCGTGCCCGCCGAGGAGTGGGAACCGCTGCTCGTCCTGGCCAAGGAGTCGAACCAGCGCGGTCTGTGGCGCAAGAACGACGACGTGCTGACCACCAAGTTCGCCACGTACGTCGCGCTGGAGGCGGAGGCCGTCAACCTCCGCATCTACCAGGCCGAGGTGGTGCCAGGTCTGTTGCAGACCGAGAACTACGCCCGCACGGTCAACCAAGCGACGCGCTGGCGGGACGGTATTGATCTTGATCGTGACACCGAAGTGCGGATGGCACGCCAAGGACGAGTACTCACCGGTGAGCTGAAGCTATGGGTGATCCTGAACGAGGCGGCGATCCGCAGGGTCGTCGGTGGTGAGCAAGCGATGCGCGAGCAGTTGCAGCACCTGCTGGAACTTGGTCACCAGCAGCACATCACGCTCCAGGTGCTGCCGTTTTCCTCAGGTGCGCATCCAGCGATGACCGGGCCGTTCGAGATCGCTCAGTTCGCAGAGCGAAGGTTGGACCCGGATGTGGTGTACCTGGAGAACCAGACCGGGGGTCTTTTCATGGAGGAAGCCGCTGACAGCACGCGGTATAACCTCGCGTTCGACTCGTTGATCGGCCACGCGTACGACTCCGGTCGTTCGGCCAAACTGATCGGACGGGTCATCGACGAGCTGCCGGGGGAACCCGTTCCGTACTGA
- a CDS encoding DUF397 domain-containing protein, whose amino-acid sequence MTSTEPYFTGWRKSSRSTSGQSCVEVALTGWRTSSYSTAGQECVEVAVNEQVIGLRDSKNPASGSLVLSPQTWAAFLAVAKLA is encoded by the coding sequence ATGACCTCTACCGAGCCGTACTTCACCGGGTGGCGCAAGAGCAGCCGCAGCACCTCCGGGCAGAGCTGCGTCGAGGTGGCGCTCACCGGCTGGCGCACCAGCAGCTACAGCACGGCTGGGCAGGAGTGCGTCGAGGTCGCGGTCAACGAGCAGGTGATCGGCCTGCGGGACTCCAAGAACCCGGCCAGCGGCAGCCTCGTGCTCAGCCCGCAGACCTGGGCGGCCTTCCTGGCCGTCGCCAAACTGGCGTGA
- a CDS encoding transglycosylase domain-containing protein — translation MPPGGARPGARGGPAGPPAHNKADELTDLLQPVQPPMKREPDLLTHREPDEPSMFLEEDAYDEFDSEELSEEEERAVRKKKIWRRVRRISYIAAGLMVLTPLVAFAIAYQLVDVPDPAVVAEDQQKAVTILYSDGSEMAKISPQGSNRELLAVDDPDLTDDVKHAVFAAEDATFETNPGFDFVGIARAAWFQVSGGEGGGSGLTQQYVKKATEKEDPTLSRKFTEVVKAYKMSNQKSKGEILAAYLNTIYQGRSAFGIKAAAQMYYGKEVQDLTASEAALIAGMIQNPSRSEEEKYPVDRWKFVMGQMLDKGWITQEYYDTQTYPTLKPLAEVQQNALEGVRAHIQVQVEAEMAGEEIDMDEEEALKKGVTIHTSIDPRMQTAAEEAVSEVMEGQPEVLRQSLTAIEPSTGAVRAYWAGNDGVGIDYNKGTLQEPGSSFKPFDLVAALQQGEGVGEVYDGSSPRTFPGRETNPVKNAQGVACAVPKQCSVREAMVKSVNTVFYDMAVNNVGTSKVAKAAYEAGIPEEVTIGDEVHKLLKGEDGGDTPDGNIAIGGGQTLVRPFDMTSAYATFAARGVYHEPFFIEKIEGPDGKLLYQHADKSRSAFDENPEKSGQIADNVTDVLKDIPKASTKTICAEGRECAGKTGTHELDGVDNSKAWMVGYTPSLAAGVYMGTEAGNVPLRNAGDTPIFGSGLPGQIWKAFMDKALAGTPKDTFPKADMIGQAVPPAPSTPKTTTPPPKTSEKTETSEPEDDKSETPEPPTGTSTSTKNPPGGNPGCLPLQPNCPPTGTSTSTKTNGQGNGGGGGAGTEARDPNDP, via the coding sequence ATGCCCCCCGGCGGCGCGCGTCCCGGCGCCCGCGGTGGACCGGCCGGTCCGCCCGCGCACAACAAGGCCGACGAGCTGACGGATCTGCTCCAGCCGGTGCAGCCGCCGATGAAGCGCGAGCCCGACCTGCTCACCCACCGGGAACCCGACGAACCGTCGATGTTCCTGGAAGAGGACGCGTACGACGAGTTCGACTCCGAGGAGCTGTCCGAGGAGGAGGAACGCGCCGTGCGCAAGAAGAAGATCTGGCGGCGCGTCCGCCGCATCTCCTACATCGCGGCCGGTCTGATGGTCCTCACGCCGTTGGTCGCCTTCGCGATCGCCTACCAGCTCGTCGACGTGCCCGATCCCGCCGTCGTCGCGGAGGACCAGCAGAAGGCCGTCACGATCCTGTACTCCGACGGCTCCGAGATGGCGAAGATCTCGCCGCAGGGCTCGAACCGGGAACTCCTCGCCGTCGACGACCCCGACCTCACCGACGACGTGAAGCACGCGGTCTTCGCGGCCGAGGACGCCACCTTCGAGACCAACCCCGGCTTCGACTTCGTCGGCATCGCGCGCGCCGCCTGGTTCCAGGTGAGCGGCGGCGAAGGCGGTGGTTCCGGCCTGACGCAGCAGTACGTCAAGAAGGCCACGGAGAAGGAAGACCCGACGCTCTCGCGGAAGTTCACCGAGGTCGTCAAGGCCTACAAGATGAGCAACCAGAAGAGCAAGGGCGAGATCCTCGCCGCGTACCTGAACACGATCTACCAGGGCCGCTCCGCGTTCGGCATCAAAGCCGCGGCGCAGATGTACTACGGCAAGGAGGTCCAGGACCTCACCGCGTCCGAGGCCGCCCTGATCGCGGGCATGATCCAGAACCCCAGCCGGTCGGAGGAGGAGAAGTACCCGGTCGACCGGTGGAAGTTCGTGATGGGTCAGATGCTCGACAAGGGGTGGATCACCCAGGAGTACTACGACACCCAGACGTACCCGACCCTCAAGCCGTTGGCCGAGGTCCAGCAGAACGCGCTGGAAGGGGTGCGCGCGCACATCCAGGTCCAGGTCGAGGCCGAGATGGCCGGCGAAGAGATCGACATGGACGAGGAGGAGGCGCTCAAGAAGGGCGTCACCATCCACACGAGCATCGACCCCAGGATGCAGACCGCCGCCGAAGAAGCCGTCAGCGAGGTCATGGAGGGCCAGCCGGAGGTCCTGCGGCAGTCGCTGACCGCAATCGAACCCAGCACGGGCGCCGTGCGCGCCTACTGGGCGGGCAACGACGGTGTCGGCATCGACTACAACAAGGGCACGCTCCAGGAACCGGGTTCGTCGTTCAAGCCCTTCGACCTGGTCGCCGCCCTTCAGCAGGGTGAAGGGGTCGGCGAGGTCTACGACGGCAGTTCGCCGCGGACGTTCCCCGGTCGTGAGACGAACCCGGTGAAGAACGCGCAGGGCGTCGCGTGCGCCGTCCCCAAGCAGTGCAGCGTCCGCGAGGCGATGGTCAAGTCGGTGAACACGGTGTTCTACGACATGGCCGTGAACAACGTGGGCACCAGCAAGGTCGCCAAGGCCGCCTACGAGGCGGGCATCCCCGAAGAGGTCACCATCGGGGACGAGGTGCACAAGCTGCTCAAGGGCGAGGACGGCGGTGACACCCCCGACGGCAACATCGCCATCGGCGGTGGCCAAACGCTCGTGCGTCCGTTCGACATGACGTCGGCGTACGCGACTTTCGCGGCCAGGGGCGTCTACCACGAGCCGTTCTTCATCGAGAAGATCGAGGGCCCGGACGGCAAGCTGCTCTACCAGCACGCCGACAAGTCCCGCTCCGCGTTCGACGAGAACCCCGAGAAGAGCGGGCAGATCGCGGACAACGTCACCGACGTGCTCAAGGACATCCCGAAGGCGTCCACGAAGACCATCTGCGCCGAGGGCCGCGAGTGCGCGGGCAAGACCGGCACGCACGAGCTCGACGGCGTGGACAACTCGAAGGCGTGGATGGTGGGTTACACCCCGTCCCTCGCCGCGGGCGTCTACATGGGCACCGAGGCGGGCAACGTCCCCCTCCGCAACGCGGGCGACACCCCGATCTTCGGTTCCGGCCTTCCCGGCCAGATCTGGAAGGCGTTCATGGACAAGGCGTTGGCGGGAACTCCGAAGGACACCTTCCCCAAGGCCGACATGATCGGCCAGGCGGTCCCGCCCGCGCCGAGCACGCCGAAGACCACGACGCCGCCACCGAAGACGTCGGAGAAGACGGAGACGTCGGAGCCCGAAGACGACAAGTCGGAGACGCCCGAGCCGCCCACGGGCACCAGCACGTCCACCAAGAACCCGCCCGGCGGCAACCCCGGCTGCCTCCCGCTCCAGCCGAACTGCCCGCCCACGGGAACGAGCACCAGCACCAAGACCAACGGACAGGGCAACGGTGGCGGCGGCGGAGCCGGCACCGAAGCACGGGATCCCAACGATCCCTGA
- a CDS encoding PadR family transcriptional regulator — protein MLEFAILGLLHEAPMHGYELRKRLHELLGAFRAFSYGTLYPTLGKLQRAHLIAEEAPDDDLRAWGRRARKVYKITAEGKERFAELLVDAGPQTWDDDSFGVHMAFFSRTPAEIRMRILEGRRRRVEERREGLRTTLGSASDRIDRYTRELHRMGLDTTEREVRWLNELIAHEQAEQRKSEE, from the coding sequence GTGCTGGAATTCGCCATCCTCGGCCTGCTGCACGAGGCACCCATGCACGGCTACGAGCTGCGCAAGCGGCTGCACGAGCTGCTGGGCGCCTTCCGGGCGTTCTCCTACGGGACGCTCTACCCGACGCTCGGCAAGCTCCAGCGCGCCCACCTCATCGCCGAGGAGGCGCCCGACGACGACCTGCGCGCCTGGGGGCGCAGGGCGCGCAAGGTCTACAAGATCACCGCCGAGGGCAAGGAGCGCTTCGCCGAGCTCCTGGTCGACGCGGGACCGCAGACGTGGGACGACGACTCGTTCGGCGTCCACATGGCGTTCTTCTCCCGCACGCCCGCCGAGATCAGGATGCGAATCCTGGAAGGCAGGCGGCGGCGGGTCGAGGAACGCAGGGAAGGCTTGCGCACCACGTTGGGGAGCGCGAGCGATCGGATCGACCGCTACACCCGTGAGCTGCACCGCATGGGGCTGGACACGACCGAGCGCGAGGTGCGGTGGCTCAACGAGCTGATCGCCCACGAGCAGGCCGAACAGCGGAAGTCCGAGGAATGA
- a CDS encoding inositol-3-phosphate synthase: MGEQRRTVRVAIVGVGNCAASLVQGVEYYRDADASARVPGLMHVEFGEYHVRDIEFVAAFDVDAKKVGYDLSEAIGASENNTIKIADVPPLGVPVQRGHTFDGLGKFYRETIEESEEEPVDVVQVLRDTKADVLVAYLPVGSEDADRFYAQAAIDAKVAFVNALPVFIASDPVWAEKFRAAGVPIVGDDIKSQVGATITHRVLAKLFEDRGVQLDRTMQLNVGGNMDFLNMKELERLESKKVSKTQAVTSQIDRDLGKRNVHIGPSDYVAWLDDRKWAFVRLEGRAFGDVPLSLEYKLEVWDSPNSAGIIIDAVRAAKIALDRGIGGPILSASSYFMKSPPVQYSDSEAHLAVEGFIRGDAER; this comes from the coding sequence ATGGGCGAACAACGCCGGACTGTTCGGGTGGCCATCGTCGGGGTCGGCAACTGCGCCGCGTCGCTGGTGCAGGGGGTCGAGTACTACCGCGACGCCGACGCGTCCGCCAGGGTGCCCGGACTGATGCACGTCGAGTTCGGCGAGTACCACGTCCGCGACATCGAGTTCGTGGCCGCGTTCGACGTCGACGCCAAGAAGGTCGGCTACGACCTGTCCGAGGCGATCGGCGCCAGCGAGAACAACACGATCAAGATCGCCGACGTGCCGCCGCTGGGCGTGCCGGTGCAACGCGGCCACACCTTCGACGGCCTCGGGAAGTTCTACCGGGAGACCATCGAGGAGTCCGAGGAGGAGCCGGTCGACGTCGTGCAGGTGCTGCGCGACACCAAGGCCGACGTGCTGGTCGCGTACCTCCCGGTCGGTTCCGAGGACGCGGACCGCTTCTACGCCCAGGCCGCGATCGACGCCAAGGTCGCGTTCGTCAACGCGCTGCCGGTGTTCATCGCCTCCGACCCGGTGTGGGCGGAGAAGTTCCGCGCCGCGGGCGTGCCGATCGTCGGCGACGACATCAAGTCCCAGGTCGGCGCCACCATCACGCACCGCGTGCTGGCGAAGCTGTTCGAGGACCGCGGCGTCCAGCTCGACCGCACCATGCAGCTGAACGTGGGCGGCAACATGGACTTCCTCAACATGAAGGAACTGGAGCGCCTGGAGTCCAAGAAGGTCTCCAAGACCCAGGCCGTCACCTCCCAGATCGACCGCGACCTCGGCAAGCGCAACGTCCACATCGGTCCGTCGGACTACGTGGCGTGGCTCGACGACCGCAAGTGGGCGTTCGTGCGCCTGGAGGGCCGCGCCTTCGGCGACGTGCCGCTGAGCCTCGAGTACAAGCTCGAGGTGTGGGACTCGCCGAACTCGGCGGGCATCATCATCGACGCCGTCCGCGCCGCGAAGATCGCGCTCGACCGCGGCATCGGCGGCCCGATCCTGTCGGCGTCCTCGTACTTCATGAAGTCCCCGCCGGTGCAGTACTCCGACTCCGAGGCGCACCTCGCGGTCGAGGGCTTCATCCGCGGCGACGCCGAGCGCTAA